Proteins encoded within one genomic window of Halomonas sp. YLGW01:
- a CDS encoding AGE family epimerase/isomerase, whose amino-acid sequence MPRALPSGPAPTLTRTRETHVRNIDPYTAPASRGFRDRDFLKTHARELLAFYHPRAIDHEGGGYFQAFRDDGGIYDTQTRHLVSSTRMVFNYAMASIEFGNPEYLEATRHGLRFLREQHRDAETGGYRWILEGDRVVDDTNHCYGLAFVVLAYATALKAGIEEAADWLDEAYALMETHFWSPEDGLYRDEISADWREVSPYRGQNANMHSCEAMIAAFEATRDERYLERAMTLAYNICVRQAAMADGLIWEHYDAAWRVDWDYNRDDPRHLYRPWGFQPGHLTEWAKLLLMLERYRDDDWLLPTARRLFDTALDTAWDEARGGLYYGFAPDGRICDDDKYFWVQAESLAAAALLAERTGDAAYWQWYERLWAYAWEHLVDHRHGGWFRLLDADNRRYDDRKSPPGGKCDYHTMGACYEVLRCRDLAPAG is encoded by the coding sequence GTGCCGCGAGCGCTCCCTTCCGGCCCCGCGCCGACCCTCACCCGAACAAGAGAGACCCATGTCCGCAACATCGATCCATACACCGCCCCCGCCTCGCGGGGGTTTCGCGACCGAGACTTCCTGAAGACCCATGCCCGGGAGCTCTTGGCGTTCTATCATCCCCGAGCCATCGATCATGAAGGCGGCGGTTACTTCCAGGCCTTTCGCGATGATGGCGGCATTTACGATACGCAGACCCGTCATCTGGTCAGCAGCACCCGCATGGTCTTCAACTATGCGATGGCCAGCATCGAGTTCGGGAACCCCGAGTATCTCGAGGCCACCCGCCATGGCCTGCGCTTCCTGCGCGAGCAGCATCGAGACGCCGAGACCGGCGGCTATCGCTGGATTCTCGAGGGAGATCGGGTGGTCGATGACACCAACCATTGCTACGGGCTGGCCTTCGTCGTGCTGGCCTATGCCACCGCCCTCAAGGCCGGCATCGAGGAGGCCGCCGACTGGCTGGACGAGGCCTATGCCCTGATGGAGACGCACTTCTGGTCCCCGGAGGACGGGCTCTATCGGGACGAGATCAGCGCCGACTGGCGCGAGGTGTCACCGTATCGGGGCCAGAACGCCAACATGCACAGCTGCGAGGCCATGATCGCGGCCTTCGAGGCCACCCGGGACGAGCGCTACCTGGAGCGGGCCATGACGCTGGCCTACAACATCTGCGTGCGGCAGGCCGCCATGGCCGATGGCCTGATCTGGGAGCATTACGATGCGGCCTGGCGGGTCGACTGGGACTACAATCGGGACGATCCGCGCCACCTCTATCGCCCCTGGGGCTTCCAGCCCGGCCATCTCACCGAGTGGGCGAAGCTGCTGCTGATGCTCGAGCGCTATCGCGACGACGACTGGCTGCTGCCGACCGCCCGCCGGCTATTCGACACGGCCCTCGACACGGCCTGGGACGAGGCGCGCGGGGGCCTCTACTACGGCTTCGCGCCGGATGGCCGAATCTGCGACGACGACAAGTACTTCTGGGTGCAGGCCGAGTCCCTGGCCGCCGCCGCCCTGCTGGCCGAGCGCACCGGCGACGCCGCCTACTGGCAGTGGTACGAGCGGCTCTGGGCCTATGCCTGGGAGCACCTGGTCGATCATCGCCATGGCGGCTGGTTCCGCCTCCTCGATGCCGACAATCGGCGCTATGACGATCGCAAGAGCCCGCCGGGCGGCAAGTGTGACTACCACACCATGGGTGCCTGCTATGAGGTGCTGAGATGTCGCGACCTGGCGCCGGCCGGTTAG
- the rhtA gene encoding threonine/homoserine exporter RhtA has protein sequence MSASMQARLWPVAILIVAMTSIQSGASLATSLFPAIGPTGTTALRLLIASLILLAVLRPWRRPVGAKGWRTIAVYGAALGLMNLLFYQALDRIPLGIAVALEFTGPLAVAMLNSRRWLDLCWVALAIGGLILLLLLGGESGWDVDPVGAAYALGAGVCWALYILFGQKAGADHGTQTAALGITIAALIFFPIGLAEVGTALFTPALLPLALGVAVLSTALPYTLEMIALPKLPTHTFGTLMSLEPAVAALSGLFFLGQALSLTQWLAIGLVITASIGTTLCGQKPAPAVAAG, from the coding sequence ATGAGTGCATCTATGCAGGCCCGGCTGTGGCCGGTGGCGATCCTGATCGTGGCCATGACCTCGATCCAGAGCGGTGCCTCGCTTGCCACTTCGCTGTTTCCGGCGATCGGCCCCACCGGCACCACCGCCCTGCGCCTGCTGATCGCCTCCCTCATCCTGCTGGCCGTGCTGCGCCCCTGGCGGCGGCCGGTGGGAGCCAAGGGCTGGCGTACCATCGCCGTGTACGGCGCGGCTCTGGGGCTGATGAACCTGCTCTTCTATCAGGCGCTGGATCGCATTCCGCTGGGGATCGCCGTGGCACTGGAGTTCACCGGCCCGCTGGCGGTGGCCATGCTCAATTCCCGGCGCTGGCTGGATTTGTGCTGGGTGGCGTTGGCCATCGGCGGGCTGATTCTGCTGCTGCTGCTCGGCGGCGAGAGTGGCTGGGACGTGGACCCGGTGGGTGCCGCCTATGCCCTGGGCGCCGGGGTCTGCTGGGCGCTGTATATCCTCTTCGGCCAGAAGGCCGGCGCCGACCACGGCACCCAGACCGCCGCGCTGGGCATCACCATCGCCGCACTGATCTTCTTCCCGATCGGGCTCGCCGAGGTGGGCACGGCACTGTTCACCCCGGCGCTGTTGCCACTGGCATTGGGCGTGGCGGTGCTATCCACCGCCCTGCCCTATACCCTCGAGATGATCGCCCTGCCGAAGCTTCCGACCCACACCTTCGGCACCCTGATGAGCCTCGAGCCCGCCGTCGCCGCACTGTCCGGACTCTTCTTCCTCGGCCAGGCACTGAGCCTGACCCAGTGGCTGGCGATCGGCCTCGTCATCACCGCCTCCATCGGCACCACCCTCTGCGGACAGAAGCCAGCCCCGGCCGTGGCCGCCGGCTGA
- a CDS encoding putative transporter small subunit, which yields MTALFAFYVLIWPALTLGVLVLICRAVLRDRRDARRESRELV from the coding sequence ATGACCGCACTGTTTGCCTTCTACGTGCTGATCTGGCCCGCCCTGACCCTCGGCGTGCTGGTGCTGATCTGCCGCGCCGTGCTGCGCGACCGTCGCGATGCCCGCCGGGAATCCCGCGAGCTGGTGTGA
- a CDS encoding glycerate kinase, with translation MKILIAPDSYKDALSAQEAARAIADGIRRADPEAETLLCPMGDGGEGTLDALLAATGAERRLVEVQDALGRPRRAAWGWQADTRQAFVELAEASGLQHLAAEERDALHSTTHGLGELMRAALDAGAERLLLTLGGSATNDGGAGMLSALGARFLDDGGRELPPGGAALAELAQIDLSGLDPRLSRLKVEAAVDVDNPLLGAKGASAVFGPQKGASPAEVERLDAALGRLAAVAADCLSHDHRDRPGAGAAGGMGFAASAFLEAELRPGIELVMDAVGFDALLERADWVITGEGQLDGQSLSGKTPVGIARRARAKGVPTLALAGRLGDGWQAAHDEGIVAAFALADGPMALDEALARTPELLADRAESLMRLVAAAG, from the coding sequence ATGAAGATTCTGATTGCGCCGGACAGCTACAAGGATGCCCTCTCCGCCCAGGAAGCCGCCCGTGCCATCGCCGACGGCATTCGACGCGCCGACCCCGAGGCCGAGACGCTGCTGTGCCCGATGGGCGATGGGGGCGAAGGCACCCTCGATGCGCTGCTGGCCGCGACCGGCGCCGAGCGTCGCCTCGTCGAGGTGCAGGATGCCCTGGGCCGGCCCCGCCGGGCCGCCTGGGGCTGGCAGGCGGATACTCGCCAGGCCTTCGTCGAGCTAGCCGAAGCCAGCGGCCTGCAGCATCTCGCCGCCGAAGAACGCGATGCCCTGCACAGCACCACCCACGGGCTCGGCGAGCTGATGCGCGCGGCGCTGGATGCCGGCGCCGAGCGCCTGCTGCTGACCCTCGGCGGTAGCGCCACCAACGATGGCGGCGCCGGCATGCTCAGCGCGCTGGGGGCCCGCTTCCTGGATGACGGCGGCCGGGAGCTGCCGCCGGGAGGCGCGGCGCTGGCCGAGCTCGCGCAAATCGACCTCTCGGGGCTCGACCCTCGCCTGTCGCGCCTCAAGGTGGAGGCCGCGGTGGACGTCGATAACCCGCTGCTCGGCGCCAAGGGCGCCAGCGCCGTGTTCGGGCCCCAGAAGGGCGCCAGCCCCGCCGAGGTCGAGCGCCTGGATGCGGCCCTTGGCCGCCTCGCCGCGGTGGCCGCCGACTGCCTGAGCCACGATCATCGTGACCGGCCGGGCGCCGGTGCCGCCGGGGGCATGGGCTTCGCCGCCAGCGCCTTCCTCGAGGCCGAGCTGCGCCCCGGCATCGAGCTGGTGATGGATGCCGTCGGCTTCGATGCCCTGCTTGAGCGGGCCGACTGGGTGATCACCGGCGAGGGCCAGCTCGACGGCCAGAGCCTGTCGGGCAAGACCCCCGTGGGCATCGCCCGCCGTGCCCGCGCCAAGGGCGTGCCGACCCTCGCCCTGGCCGGTCGGCTGGGCGACGGCTGGCAGGCCGCCCATGATGAGGGCATCGTCGCCGCCTTCGCCCTGGCCGATGGCCCCATGGCCCTCGACGAAGCCCTGGCCCGCACCCCGGAACTGCTGGCCGACCGCGCCGAGAGCCTGATGCGCCTCGTCGCCGCCGCAGGCTGA
- a CDS encoding XRE family transcriptional regulator → MSSILHNGAGEENSRPDVLVHVAANVRRLRQAAGLSQQALAEAAGVSRRMLVSVERGDVNVSLATLDRLAEALGVIFHVLVQPPETEDSAHIDEIAWAGHSPQSHGRLLASKAAREVELWRWQLAPGERYDSEADPAGWHEMIVVVEGTLTLRIGEQVLTLAEGEFHVYPSDQAYAYCNEGEVPVGFIRNVLH, encoded by the coding sequence ATGAGCAGTATATTGCACAATGGGGCGGGCGAAGAAAATTCGCGTCCGGACGTGCTGGTGCATGTGGCGGCCAATGTCCGTCGTCTGCGCCAGGCGGCCGGCCTCAGCCAGCAGGCGCTGGCCGAGGCGGCGGGGGTGAGTCGACGCATGCTGGTGAGCGTCGAGCGCGGCGACGTCAATGTCAGCCTGGCGACCCTTGACCGGCTGGCCGAGGCGCTGGGGGTGATCTTCCACGTGCTGGTGCAGCCACCGGAGACCGAGGATTCCGCCCATATCGACGAGATCGCCTGGGCCGGGCACTCGCCGCAGAGCCATGGTCGACTGCTGGCCAGCAAGGCCGCCCGCGAGGTGGAACTGTGGCGCTGGCAGCTGGCGCCCGGCGAGCGCTACGACTCCGAGGCCGACCCGGCTGGCTGGCACGAGATGATCGTGGTGGTCGAGGGCACCCTGACGCTGCGCATCGGTGAGCAGGTGCTGACCCTCGCGGAGGGAGAGTTTCACGTCTACCCCAGCGATCAGGCCTACGCCTACTGCAACGAGGGTGAGGTACCGGTGGGCTTCATTCGCAACGTGTTGCACTGA
- a CDS encoding SOS response-associated peptidase, with protein sequence MCGRYSLYDYPRLSQAIRLIPGLAGPEPHAPRYNVAPGTWILGIRRPEPDGAPMIDDLWWGYRPAWAGPDAPQPINARVETLATSRYFKGAFRHHRCLIPADGWYEWLPQAGGKQPYYLCREDRATLFLAGIWGAFADGTAGCAIVTEPARGNAREIHDRMPLLLNDDSLRTWLDSTLQERDAIRSAVHHLDADTLTHWPVSTRINRPTHDDPRLIEPESDKH encoded by the coding sequence ATGTGCGGACGCTACTCACTTTACGATTACCCACGTCTCTCCCAGGCCATCCGGCTGATCCCAGGGCTGGCTGGCCCCGAGCCCCACGCCCCGCGCTACAACGTGGCCCCGGGCACCTGGATACTGGGCATCCGGCGACCGGAGCCCGACGGCGCCCCCATGATCGACGACCTGTGGTGGGGCTATCGCCCCGCCTGGGCCGGCCCCGATGCCCCGCAGCCGATCAACGCCCGGGTCGAAACCCTCGCCACCAGCCGCTATTTCAAGGGCGCCTTTCGCCACCACCGCTGCCTGATCCCGGCGGATGGCTGGTACGAATGGCTCCCCCAAGCGGGCGGCAAGCAGCCGTACTATCTATGCAGGGAGGATCGCGCCACCCTCTTCCTGGCCGGCATCTGGGGGGCCTTCGCCGACGGCACCGCGGGCTGTGCCATCGTTACCGAACCCGCACGGGGCAACGCCCGGGAGATTCATGACCGTATGCCGCTGCTGCTTAACGACGACAGCCTGAGGACTTGGCTGGATAGCACACTCCAGGAGCGCGACGCCATCAGATCGGCCGTTCATCACCTGGACGCGGACACGCTCACGCACTGGCCAGTCAGCACCCGCATCAACCGGCCTACCCACGACGACCCGAGACTCATCGAGCCCGAGAGTGATAAACACTGA
- a CDS encoding TIGR00366 family protein, whose product MKQHDDAGTLSTPHGKRKRMREFPDPMVLIFLVLIVVYLLSFIVPAGEFARELVEGRNRVIPGSFEYIPDVALIHPFRLFVAIPEGMINAAQFLFIVFIAGGLFHVLKGTGALENAIGVAAYRMGAGRSVKSRNVILTAGTFIYGFFGMTVGSENNMALVPLGVLIASAIGCSRLVGVTMAVGGIGVGFALSPINPYTVGVAQSIGELPLFSGWELRTLMMLLCLSTLAAYICLRVVNLEFRDDQPAEMSRELKDYTLARNDLVVLGLFLTGLTVMLFGIFTRGWYIKEISGIFLLMAMLIGFASGLSPNRLVKQMMEGASSVTSSALIIGLAASIQVILKDARILDTIIHSLSQVAVDMPIAPAAVITSVIQGLINLFIPSGSAQALVTMPILIPLADLIGMSRQLMVSAFQVGDGLSNMFIPTAGSVLAMLALGRVSYAQWLPVILPVMLPLFGMCWIALVVAHYIGY is encoded by the coding sequence ATGAAACAGCACGATGACGCCGGTACTCTCTCCACGCCGCATGGAAAGCGCAAGAGGATGCGCGAATTCCCTGATCCCATGGTGTTGATCTTCCTGGTACTCATAGTCGTCTATCTGCTCTCTTTCATCGTGCCGGCGGGAGAGTTCGCCAGGGAGTTAGTAGAAGGTCGCAACCGGGTAATCCCAGGCTCCTTCGAATATATCCCTGACGTTGCTCTCATTCATCCATTCCGGCTCTTCGTGGCGATTCCCGAAGGCATGATCAATGCTGCCCAGTTTCTCTTCATAGTCTTCATCGCGGGCGGACTGTTCCATGTACTCAAGGGCACCGGCGCCCTAGAGAATGCCATCGGAGTGGCAGCCTACCGCATGGGGGCGGGACGGAGCGTGAAGAGCCGCAACGTGATCCTCACTGCAGGCACCTTCATCTACGGCTTCTTTGGTATGACTGTGGGCAGCGAAAACAACATGGCTCTGGTGCCACTAGGCGTGTTGATCGCTTCCGCAATCGGCTGCTCACGGCTGGTAGGAGTGACGATGGCAGTCGGGGGCATCGGGGTGGGTTTCGCACTCTCGCCCATCAACCCCTATACGGTGGGGGTAGCCCAGAGTATTGGCGAGCTACCGCTCTTCTCCGGCTGGGAACTACGTACCCTGATGATGCTGCTCTGTCTATCAACCCTTGCAGCCTACATCTGCCTGCGCGTGGTGAACCTGGAGTTTCGCGATGATCAACCGGCGGAGATGAGTCGTGAGCTTAAGGACTACACCCTCGCTCGCAACGATCTGGTCGTATTAGGCCTTTTCCTCACCGGCCTGACCGTCATGTTGTTCGGGATTTTCACGCGTGGCTGGTATATCAAGGAGATATCCGGAATATTCCTGCTGATGGCAATGCTGATCGGTTTCGCCAGTGGGCTCAGCCCCAACCGTCTGGTTAAGCAGATGATGGAGGGAGCCTCATCGGTCACCTCTAGCGCTCTGATCATCGGCCTAGCCGCCTCTATTCAAGTGATTCTCAAAGACGCCCGCATCCTCGACACTATCATCCACTCGCTCAGCCAAGTAGCCGTCGATATGCCAATCGCTCCGGCCGCAGTGATCACTAGCGTGATCCAAGGGCTGATTAACCTGTTTATCCCCAGTGGTTCTGCCCAGGCGCTAGTCACCATGCCGATCCTGATCCCCCTGGCCGATTTGATCGGAATGAGCCGTCAGCTGATGGTTAGCGCTTTCCAGGTGGGGGATGGCCTATCCAACATGTTTATCCCTACTGCCGGAAGCGTTCTAGCCATGCTAGCCCTGGGGCGGGTGTCCTATGCGCAGTGGCTACCAGTGATTCTGCCGGTGATGCTGCCACTTTTTGGGATGTGCTGGATCGCCTTGGTTGTGGCCCATTACATCGGCTATTGA
- a CDS encoding M20 aminoacylase family protein, producing the protein MNQAETISPHLDEMQTWRRHLHQHPELGFEEFDTSQLVAERLKEWGYEVHTGIAVTGLVGVLSWGDGSGPKLGLRADMDALPIHEATGLPWASQVAGRMHACGHDGHTAILLGVAEAVARQHREQGLPGSGTLHLIFQPAEELGGGGGAQRMLDEGLFERFPCDALFALHNMPGFPTGQLRFREGEFMASSDTVTLTFTGKGGHCAVPHLATDPTLPAAATVLALQSIVGRNVDPNLTSVISVGRMQSGSASNVIPDSAELALSVRTLDSDVRDILERRIRDLASSQAAAFDCRCDIDYVRGYPVLVNSPEETQLAIETAREMFGEAQVEASTAPLTGSEDCAYFLNQVPGCYFLVGNGDNGHDGGAAIGPCSVHNPHYDFNDDCMGPAATFLVGLISRYFSPDSAVPSTSRCE; encoded by the coding sequence ATGAACCAGGCCGAGACGATATCGCCTCATTTAGACGAGATGCAGACTTGGCGGCGTCATCTTCATCAACACCCAGAACTCGGCTTTGAAGAGTTCGACACCAGCCAGCTGGTTGCAGAGCGGTTGAAGGAATGGGGGTATGAAGTACACACCGGCATCGCCGTGACCGGCTTGGTCGGCGTTCTGAGCTGGGGTGACGGCTCGGGTCCTAAACTTGGGCTACGTGCGGATATGGATGCTCTACCAATCCATGAAGCTACCGGTCTGCCTTGGGCCAGCCAAGTAGCTGGCAGGATGCATGCGTGCGGCCATGACGGCCACACTGCCATCCTGCTGGGCGTGGCCGAAGCCGTCGCCCGCCAACACCGAGAGCAGGGACTGCCTGGAAGCGGCACCTTGCACCTGATTTTCCAGCCCGCCGAGGAGCTGGGCGGCGGCGGTGGTGCACAGCGTATGCTCGATGAGGGGCTGTTCGAGCGCTTTCCCTGTGACGCCCTCTTCGCCTTGCACAACATGCCGGGCTTTCCCACTGGGCAACTGCGCTTCCGGGAAGGGGAGTTCATGGCATCGTCGGATACTGTCACCCTGACCTTTACTGGCAAGGGTGGGCACTGTGCTGTGCCTCATCTTGCAACCGACCCAACCTTGCCTGCGGCCGCTACCGTGCTAGCCCTGCAAAGTATCGTAGGCCGCAACGTTGACCCTAACCTTACTTCGGTAATCAGTGTGGGCCGCATGCAGTCGGGCAGCGCCTCCAACGTGATCCCCGACAGTGCTGAGCTGGCACTCAGCGTGCGCACCCTAGACTCTGATGTCCGCGACATCTTGGAGCGCCGTATTCGCGACCTGGCTTCCTCTCAGGCAGCTGCCTTCGATTGCCGGTGCGACATTGACTACGTCCGCGGCTATCCAGTGTTGGTCAACTCCCCTGAAGAGACCCAGTTAGCAATCGAGACCGCTCGAGAGATGTTCGGTGAGGCACAGGTGGAAGCGAGTACCGCGCCGCTGACCGGTAGCGAGGACTGCGCTTATTTCTTGAATCAGGTGCCGGGCTGCTACTTCCTTGTCGGCAATGGCGACAACGGCCATGACGGCGGGGCCGCCATCGGGCCATGCAGCGTCCACAACCCCCACTATGACTTTAATGATGATTGCATGGGGCCGGCCGCGACCTTCCTGGTCGGCTTAATCTCACGTTACTTCTCACCAGATAGCGCTGTACCAAGTACTTCCCGCTGTGAGTAA
- a CDS encoding sodium:solute symporter family protein, whose amino-acid sequence MNSLSLHQFSTSTVLLLMFAFYGGTYLLTLGIRKKKEDADAFMVSNHRVGFGIGAASMTATWIWAASFYAAATSGYTYGVSGPIHYGLWGALMILFIYPFGRRFRKLAPNAHTLGELIHARHGSSSQLILAFSNVLGSIISLMVNFTAAGALVSVLSPLSFQAGVIIAGIGVLVYTLWSGFRASVLTDFAQLVALMAIAVVIIPAVFFAMGGPSELVAGLDNLTPEQADFFSVDAILNQGAPFFVAVLAYAIGNQTISQRLFAVNEEHIKPTFITATVGYGAIVIGLGMIGLMALTLGIQPLDGDMNNLIPQMVSGYLPPVFIALFFVLVIGSLSSTADSDLSALSAIMMADVYGKNIARGKADPKRMLLVGRLTMIIATAVGIVFASFSLDILVMLVFVGALWGAIVFPVIASCFWNRVTNAAFTTSVLVAMVTFCIARFELLPMSGLTALAFEGLASIGGGIIIALMVFGFLGRAAGLIAGVLAILAMLVFATDFLRDYTVLLASLTAYGTSTLVCVVMSLMSSQRFDFDTIAQRVGDYDDAASAAGADTEKTAGDRLASASR is encoded by the coding sequence TTGAACAGCCTGTCTCTCCACCAGTTCTCGACCAGCACCGTGCTGCTGCTGATGTTCGCCTTCTATGGCGGCACCTACCTCCTGACGCTCGGCATCCGCAAGAAGAAGGAAGACGCCGACGCCTTCATGGTCTCCAACCACCGGGTCGGCTTCGGCATCGGCGCGGCCAGCATGACCGCCACCTGGATCTGGGCCGCCTCCTTCTATGCCGCGGCCACCTCCGGCTACACCTACGGCGTCTCCGGCCCCATCCACTATGGCCTGTGGGGCGCGCTGATGATCCTGTTCATCTACCCGTTCGGGCGGCGCTTTCGCAAGCTGGCCCCCAACGCCCATACCCTCGGCGAGCTGATCCACGCCCGCCATGGCTCCTCGAGCCAGCTGATCCTGGCCTTCTCCAACGTGCTGGGCAGCATCATCAGCCTGATGGTGAACTTCACCGCCGCCGGGGCCCTGGTCTCGGTGCTCTCGCCGCTTTCCTTCCAGGCCGGGGTGATCATCGCCGGTATCGGCGTGCTGGTGTATACCCTGTGGTCCGGCTTCCGCGCCTCGGTGCTGACCGACTTCGCCCAGCTGGTGGCGCTGATGGCCATCGCGGTGGTGATCATTCCCGCCGTTTTCTTTGCCATGGGCGGGCCCAGCGAGCTGGTGGCTGGCCTCGACAACCTGACGCCTGAGCAGGCCGACTTCTTTTCCGTCGATGCGATTCTCAATCAGGGCGCGCCCTTCTTCGTCGCCGTGCTGGCCTACGCCATCGGCAACCAGACCATTTCCCAGCGCCTGTTCGCGGTCAACGAAGAGCACATCAAGCCGACCTTCATCACCGCCACGGTGGGCTACGGCGCCATCGTCATCGGCCTGGGCATGATCGGCCTGATGGCCCTGACGCTTGGCATCCAGCCGCTCGACGGCGACATGAACAACCTGATTCCGCAGATGGTCTCCGGCTACCTGCCGCCGGTCTTCATCGCGCTGTTCTTCGTGCTGGTGATCGGCTCGCTGTCCTCCACCGCCGATTCCGACCTCTCGGCGCTGTCCGCGATCATGATGGCCGACGTCTACGGCAAGAACATCGCACGCGGCAAGGCCGATCCCAAGCGCATGCTGCTGGTCGGTCGCCTGACCATGATCATCGCCACCGCGGTGGGCATCGTCTTCGCCAGCTTCTCGCTGGATATCCTGGTGATGCTGGTCTTCGTCGGCGCGCTCTGGGGGGCGATCGTCTTCCCGGTGATCGCCAGCTGCTTCTGGAACCGCGTCACCAACGCCGCCTTCACTACCTCGGTGCTGGTGGCCATGGTCACCTTCTGCATCGCACGCTTCGAGCTGCTGCCCATGAGCGGGCTGACCGCCCTGGCCTTCGAGGGCCTGGCCAGCATCGGGGGCGGCATCATCATCGCCCTGATGGTGTTCGGCTTCCTGGGCCGCGCCGCCGGGCTGATCGCCGGGGTGCTGGCCATACTGGCCATGCTGGTGTTCGCCACCGACTTCCTGCGTGACTACACCGTGCTGCTGGCCTCGCTGACCGCCTACGGCACCAGCACCCTGGTGTGCGTGGTGATGAGCCTGATGAGCAGCCAGCGCTTCGACTTCGACACCATCGCCCAGCGCGTGGGCGACTATGACGACGCCGCGAGCGCAGCCGGTGCCGATACCGAAAAGACCGCCGGGGATCGCCTGGCGAGCGCCTCACGCTGA
- a CDS encoding LysR substrate-binding domain-containing protein yields MKEHQLKAFLRIADEGSIRGAARSLHLSQSALTRAMRELEANVGAELLIRSYRGVEFTPAGKALLMRTRLAMATLDKARDEIRWLRGGAGTQVSVAVTTAIAATALPSVLKTFEQEQPDARVVLAEGMLSTLLPGLMEGRIDFAVAVAEVSQLPYEITLEPLAELLSAPVGRVGHPLLGATDWTGLSQARWVLNLAAGSSAHYLTSWLNARGIEMSERVVSCDSSTLMVELMRQTDLIGLAPRFFADNPLSGQGLACFDMLSDFPRFTVGLLKLRGVPLHPGAERLATLFRREVSGLSL; encoded by the coding sequence ATGAAAGAGCACCAGCTGAAAGCTTTTCTGCGCATCGCCGATGAGGGTTCGATTCGTGGTGCGGCTCGCTCCCTGCATCTCAGCCAGAGCGCCCTGACTCGGGCTATGCGTGAGCTGGAGGCCAACGTGGGAGCTGAGCTACTGATTCGCAGCTACCGTGGGGTTGAGTTCACTCCCGCCGGAAAAGCACTACTTATGCGGACGCGGCTGGCCATGGCTACCCTTGATAAGGCACGCGATGAAATCCGCTGGCTGCGTGGCGGCGCCGGTACTCAAGTCTCGGTAGCGGTCACTACTGCTATCGCAGCAACCGCACTACCGAGTGTTTTGAAGACCTTCGAGCAAGAGCAGCCAGATGCGCGTGTTGTCCTAGCGGAAGGCATGCTGAGCACCCTTTTGCCGGGGCTGATGGAAGGGAGAATCGACTTTGCCGTTGCCGTGGCTGAGGTCTCTCAGTTGCCTTACGAGATTACTCTCGAGCCGTTAGCAGAACTTCTCTCCGCGCCTGTAGGGCGGGTAGGTCATCCTCTGCTGGGAGCCACCGACTGGACAGGGTTGTCCCAGGCCCGTTGGGTCCTCAACCTCGCGGCCGGCAGTTCTGCACACTATTTGACGAGCTGGCTAAACGCGCGTGGCATAGAGATGTCGGAACGGGTAGTAAGCTGTGACTCATCGACGTTGATGGTCGAGCTAATGCGTCAGACCGACCTGATAGGCTTAGCCCCACGCTTCTTTGCGGATAATCCACTCTCGGGCCAAGGGTTAGCTTGTTTCGATATGCTGAGTGATTTTCCGCGGTTTACAGTGGGACTGCTCAAGCTCAGGGGGGTACCGCTTCACCCCGGTGCAGAGCGGTTGGCAACCCTGTTTCGCCGCGAGGTCAGCGGTTTGTCGCTGTAA